A window of Plasmodium malariae genome assembly, chromosome: 5 contains these coding sequences:
- the PmUG01_05019100 gene encoding conserved Plasmodium protein, unknown function yields the protein MNTVKGSAKELFRQMRDELGYRKKEKSLYDITSCNVSSEGEEFNKYYNEIRYLKKDQLKAYICKLRKEIKNYKVKEMNFIIEIKYLRRKIVRLKNVIESDKILKRHQRNCPSKGPSDFSLRGFDNDLRSLQYNCTGSNNSRHKNSRGSIKKNAFTYDNNSSSLYKNNFCENKLGCFSIRSINDSIHNSKRKSAPNFIPLSQSNKRNSDKKIIHTIKPIGRTCSTNNSMYHYNNRNENINGNGSKNWYGSKNWYGSRNGYGSRIEHGSTNEHGSTNAYGSINGYESRNRHKNTLKHSDNNNFPHSNSYINNVESNYEGRKVRGKNHLFSNRSFSSTFKFDLKKHLISNNKNIRNMSNQINSTIAKDIKNYHNSKQSILSAKSQQYPPSALLLRKLSYNDNISSNNITQNCYTNKMKLNNLSIKDSKKSYKCDLYDYAHHERILRKKYSSPYAHKMNPLNNATRNTSIGGSRIGRRNTNRCRSKNSSSGYSNRNVGERIIIEGSDKTPRNEAADILSICDDNTSKGNKSKSANLKNEKKGIKCKQKKGTNRTTNGLEQGHSNDANLIEETQNDSDNAESYENVDSIKRIKTYLDNQRKKKKNTVISLNKEDIPLERTSVKEKINRTLLKKKEEKKVVKTSGNTSNLMPSRRVHLDKEDIKKKQTNLQNFKKYIDSDIKENFKKELEELKNRNNKLMTKPNGYCDMPFGSTSSSGSSSRRSGGSGSRRSSRSRTCSGRSGNDNKDNEKSRCEKKDMKYKISSKPLRDTNMLNISFNDIDKKISNLQNYLKNTKK from the exons ATGAACACAGTTAAG GGATCAGCTAAAGAACTATTCAGACAGATGAGAGATGAG CTAGGGTACAGAAAGAAAGAGAAGAGCTTGTATGATATAACCTCATGTAATGTGAGTTCAGAGGGGGaagaatttaataaatattataacgaAATAAGATATTTGAAAAAGGATCAACTGAaagcatatatttgtaaattgagaaaagaaataaaaaattataaagtaaaagaaatgaattttataatagagattaaatatttaagaagaaaaattgtaagactaaaaaatgtaatagaaagtgataaaattttaaaaaggcaTCAAAGAAATTGCCCTTCAAAAGGTCCAAGTGATTTCTCATTAAGAGGTTTTGACAATGACTTGAGGTCACTACAATATAATTGTACAGGTAGCAATAACAGTAGGCATAAGAATTCTCGAggaagtattaaaaaaaatgcatttacTTATGATAACAACAGTAGTAgtctttataaaaataatttttgtgaaAACAAATTGGGATGTTTTTCTATTAGAAGTATTAATGACAGTATACATAATAGCAAAAGAAAGAGCGCTCCGAATTTTATTCCGTTAAGCCAATCAAATAAACGAAATAgcgataaaaaaataatacatacaatAAAGCCGATTGGAAGGACGTGTTCTACTAATAATTCCATGtatcattataataataggaatgaaaatataaatgggAATGGAAGCAAAAATTGGTATGGAAGCAAAAATTGGTATGGAAGCAGAAATGGGTATGGAAGCAGAATTGAGCATGGAAGCACAAATGAGCATGGAAGCACAAATGCATATGGAAGTATAAATGGGTATGAAAGCAGAAATAGACATAAGAATACACTCAAACATAGCGATAATAACAATTTTCCTCATAGTAATAGttacataaataatgtaGAATCGAATTATGAAGGACGTAAAGTTAGGGGAAAAAATCATCTTTTCTCGAATAGAAGTTTTTCATCAACATTTAAATTTGATTTAAAAAAGCATCttatttctaataataaaaatatacgtaaTATGTCTAATCAAATTAATAGTACAATTGcaaaagatattaaaaattaccaTAATTCCAAGCAGAGTATACTATCTGCAAAGAGTCAACAATACCCACCAAGTGCCTTATTATTGAGAAAGCTTTCTTACAACGATAATATTAGCTCGAATAACATTACTCAGAATTGTTATACgaacaaaatgaaattaaataatttgagTATTAAAGATTCAAAAAAGAGCTATAAATGCGATTTGTATGATTATGCGCACCATGAAAGAATTctgagaaaaaaatactcATCTCCATATGCCCATAAAATGAACCCCTTAAATAATGCTACCAGGAATACAAGCATAGGCGGTAGCAGAATCGGAAGAAGAAATACAAACAGATGCAGAAGCAAAAACAGCAGCAGTGGTTACAGTAACAGAAACGTAGGTGAACGCATCATCATCGAGGGGAGTGATAAGACTCCACGAAACGAAGCTGCGGATATTCTTTCCATTTGTGATGATAACACATCCAAGGGGAATAAATCAAAAAGTGCtaacttaaaaaatgaaaagaaaggGATCAAGTGCAAACAGAAAAAAGGGACAAACAGAACTACTAACGGGTTAGAGCAAGGACATAGCAATGATGCTAATTTAATAGAGGAAACACAAAATGATAGCGATAACGCAGAATCGTACGAAAATGTTGATtctattaaaagaattaaaacatatttagaCAATcagcgaaaaaaaaaaaaaaatacagtcATTTCTCTTAATAAAGAAGATATACCATTAGAACGAACAAGcgttaaggaaaaaattaatagaactctcttaaaaaagaaggaagaaaaaaaagtggTTAAAACTTCGGGTAACACTTCAAACCTCATGCCATCGCGTAGAGTGCATTTAGATAAAGAAGACATCAAAAAAAAGCAAACTAACttgcaaaattttaaaaaatatatagattcagatataaaagaaaattttaaaaaagaactaGAAGAGctgaaaaatagaaataacaaattaatgACGAAGCCAAACGGATATTGTGACATGCCCTTTGGTAGTACTAGTAGCAgtggtagtagtagtaggAGGAGCGGTGGTTCTGGAAGCAGACGAAGCAGTAGAAGCCGGACTTGTAGCGGCAGAAGCGGTAATGATAACAAGGATAACGAAAAATCGAGGTGTGAGAAAAAggatatgaaatataaaattagcaGTAAGCCTTTAAGAGACACCAATATGTTGAATATCTCCTTTAATGACATCGATAAGAAAATAAGCAACTTACagaattatttgaaaaatactAAAAAGTAG
- the PmUG01_05019700 gene encoding SPRY domain, putative: MGKSEQRFEMEKSSPYDTDSGEKEKVLLTAENSSDSTKLRKNCYIKNSINVLNSGSKCNKKRKIEAKGEETKVKRGSKNTENDENDENDENDENDENDENDENDETVGYYVNLNNNDRNKQEEKNGEIIKNKETTETSEKTEKTEKTNTELDKVDPIPDEYSTNLIINKGKETDDDTKNGKNTTTEVKEVQNKFEIGQSTKKDINKNDEKKADDVIKIAIYKEVPGENDINSEEEIKELEKSRFCENEKLNNDIKENKKIKEGNKNKGAYVQSEVSHKKKDNVKYFIDYRNYRSKNNVTFSTKYKDSCINLSNDKLTCYGDKGWSSVFVNNGADIGKWYYEIKIEKPVQNFNFLGYKDKIIKINPHIRVGFACRYMRYDYPIGTDKYSYCVNSKNGRIFNSSISYDCMDPIKVGDIIGCYLNLKNKNSYNFDPRSDKKLYEYLQNGILCDPKHPPALKKNYGSSIFFSLNGQIKKNAFFDIYEGFYHPSVSLYMGACARINLGPHFTYIHLNDYVPCIFMEPPIIL, encoded by the coding sequence ATGGGAAAATCGGAGCAGCGTTTTGAAATGGAAAAGAGTAGTCCTTATGATACTGATTCAggtgaaaaggaaaaagtatTATTGACTGCAGAAAATTCTTCAGACAGTACaaaattaaggaaaaattgttatataaaaaacagtataaatgtattaaattCAGGTAGTAAGTgtaataaaaagagaaaaattgAAGCAAAAGGGGAGGAAACAAAAGTTAAGAGAGGGAGCAAAAATACGGAAAACgatgaaaatgatgaaaacgATGAAAACgatgaaaatgatgaaaacgATGAAAACgatgaaaatgatgaaacCGTTGGGTACTATGTGAATCTGAATAATAATGACAGAAATAAacaggaagaaaaaaatggggaaattataaaaaacaaagaaacaACAGAAACATCAGAAAAAACAGAGAAAacggaaaaaacaaataccGAACTTGATAAAGTGGATCCCATCCCAGACGAATATAGCACCAATTTAATCATAAACAAAGGAAAAGAAACAGATGATGATACAAAAAATGGGAAGAATACTACTACAGAAGTAAAAGAGGTACAGAACAAATTTGAAATAGGGCAAAGCACCAAAAAAgacattaataaaaatgatgaaaagaaGGCTGATGATGTTATTAAAATTGctatatataaagaagtCCCTGGTGAGAATGATATAAACAGTGAGGAGGAAATTaaagaattagaaaaaagCAGATTTtgtgaaaatgaaaagttaAACAACGATATTaaagagaataaaaaaataaaagagggGAATAAAAACAAAGGGGCTTATGTACAATCCGAGGTAAGTCATAAGAAAAAGGataatgttaaatattttattgattATAGGAATTATAGAAGTAAAAACAATGTAACCTTTTCAACGAAATATAAAGATAGTTGTATAAACTTAAGTAATGACAAACTCACATGTTATGGAGATAAAGGATGGTCAAGTGTTTTTGTGAATAATGGTGCAGATATTGGTAAATGgtattatgaaataaaaattgaaaagcctgtacaaaattttaatttcttaggttataaagataaaataataaaaataaatccaCATATAAGAGTAGGTTTTGCGTGTAGATATATGAGGTATGATTATCCCATAGGAACAGATAAATATAGCTATTGTgttaatagtaaaaatggGAGAATATTTAATAGCTCCATAAGTTATGATTGTATGGATCCAATTAAAGTGGGTGATATAATTGGgtgttatttaaatttaaaaaataaaaatagttacAATTTTGATCCAAGATcagataaaaaattatatgaatatttgcAAAATGGTATTTTATGCGATCCAAAGCACCCACCtgctttaaaaaagaattatggttcgtctatatttttttccttaaatggacaaataaaaaaaaatgctttttttgatatatatgaagGGTTTTATCATCCCTCTGTTAGCTTATATATGGGCGCATGTGCGCGAATTAATTTAGGGCCACATTTTACGTACATTCATTTAAATGACTATGTCCCGTGTATATTTATGGAACCGCCAATTATTTTGtga
- the PmUG01_05019600 gene encoding dehydrodolichyl diphosphate synthetase, putative, with product MALNIIERLVTSLLRGRINIKHISIIMDGNRRFAKDKGMHTSLGHYMGSKTLIQIIEICVRLNIKILSVFSLSLLNYNRSPEEIHFLFYLNLLILINEEFFFNFVKDHKIRIKVIGNLSYVNEHYRKIIHDIEQKTKEFDNLTLNIFFSYTSRNEMSLCKFNPNLYYDTYKNLLQERKICYSTIALRNTIKRDIGEYVQSSAINETIHSKKIHEMKCYCGQRSFLDEEQLKIVKYHKKLLTSDLPPPNILIRTSGEQRLSDFMLYQISEFTEIYFINEYWPVFNFLQFIYVILHYTIFQTTKLVFSYSNPCQH from the exons ATGGCTCTGAATAT AATAGAAAGATTAGTTACTTCGCTGCTAAGGGGACGTATCAATATTaagcatatat CGATTATTATGGACGGGAATAGAAGGTTTGCAAAGGACAAGGGGATGCACACGTCCTTGGGCCATTACATGGGTTCCAAAACGTTAATTCAA aTCATAGAAATATGCGTTAggttaaacataaaaattttatccgTGTTTTCACTATCTTTGCTAAATTATAATAGAAGTCCTGaagaaatacattttttgttttacttaaATTTGCTCATCTTGATTAATGAAGAATTCTTTTT TAATTTTGTAAAAGACCATAAAATACGAATCAAAGTAATTGGAAATCTGTCCTATGTTAATGAGCATTACAGGAAAATTATACATGATATAGAACAAAAAACGAAAGAATTTGACAA ctTAACTTTGAATATCTTTTTCTCGTATACCAGTAGAAATGAAATGAGTCTTTGCAAATTTAACCCAAACTTGTATTatgatacatataaaaatttactacAAGAACGAAAAATTTGTTATTCTACAATTGCATTAAGAAATACGATAAAAAGGGACATAGGTGAATATGTACAAAGTAGTGCAATAAATGAAACAATTCACTCGAAAAAAATTCATGAAATGAAATGTTATTGTGGACAACGTTCTTTCTTAGATGAGGAGCAgttaaaaat AGttaaatatcataaaaaattacttacAAGTGATTTGCCACCtccaaatatattaatacgaACATCTGGGGAGCAGAGACTGTCAGATTTCATGTTATATCAA ATTTCAGAATTTacagaaatttattttattaatgagTACTGGCCagtctttaattttttgcagTTCATATATGTTATCTTACACTATACCATTTTTCAAACAACTAAATTAGTATTTTCTTACTCAAATCCTTGCCAACATTAG
- the UBE4B gene encoding ubiquitin conjugation factor E4 B, putative (unknown EC number: 6.3.2.19) codes for MLDKVVEDSLLQNMFQICLKKEESNNSKIHLESYEKELKENNEQLYLQVDYLYFILLHKIGYLHKHKKNCLSYLCSCSVRLLDKNFYKNYNIENKQIDNLINEILDQLVNSAIVFLENLDVYPNVKISNKERINIFYEFLKGSCTSRFLKKLLSVIEENDKNECEAQKQLNRFFIPILDLIFENLNSRSLIYPKNDVAVLLKFLTSFKQIADLVINNKSIFLYLNLHDRMKDNFLPAVNLQEELGSTSILDKSTNFQGSCEGLPTDSSPPNLPPFEGSTSGRNNISKDIGNSNTDNNSNNNNDASNSNDNMSSSNGNSSINSTGSNSNTNNSVSNNRCSAGIPGGINENLGRMDGFTNKKPCSKDKEVNSCGYNLQLNSMLGRLISPTIITMPNIINKEEIAMYKYFYNSGTNSLNKMTLSALKNIYMLLRRDMDWVLENCVEIIKNLLKGSNESKKKVLLWLNCIILSNEKKTKIMYHYSTYPQSLDNSYGLFLKLLGENSYGFCLNMFWILLCLCEPITTNKINDIDLYFFLRNDPFSKFILKYITNQSSFEEKSNVEKIKNNVKNFESFQKQPKFITCIFWMTFKSLSVFFKPAIDEFIRIVQEVANAKDKNFYYMNIHAWKIFLYSSRFVQLLFKFLHLCMSYFLNVAYLYDVNGDVNMNMQNYLNDHNSNYSHLVLKSCPPPNERNYKKYRTFGSFVNISTRKMDEGEGNDSVANHANDDKMSQGERDETRESGPSEGKDGDMCEIGDINYETNEENSEQANFQNRGDHLYASPQFSIIPTFFLSDIFDIIYLLHELDTFKSQNNENFMSYLNVDLFLAFCIFTMLSENHIKSIHLRCESAPKTFTYLYKSDNLKKVIEESELTKKYIIKSLTNVFIASQKGEYTERMQTRVRIVENFNSFFLNKTYVNQFTQLIINNNNLFVHLIHLLLNDASFLVEEVVSYLSEIKRREDNKKKNEAERSSLSANTSNNNTYASATRNNRNSNVGISNQMNTSYIQNSDNENLQNLNGFSYNSDNSENDDSTGGGVDVGTDVTNENMRNLAAKTKMIITYCYKSCIFLNLLCKNYPNNIITSNTILCQIVTCLNCYFDYLVGPKCLNIKVKNMEQYNFRPQLWLTSIVESYLYLLNADKEYEELLIREIANEGRYYKADIFNKAYYICKREGLLHKEELNKFKMFCQQIIDMKDEVELFDDVNDIPEKFLDPILQDIMLDPVLLPTSGIIIDRKNIERHLMSEPNDPFNRAPLSKEQLVSLPELKEEIHKYINELRQEKRKKKQKNLELQLHNEDIEKDNETSNNEKFDGRSNEKDGEKAKKSPGDEAPDMKQV; via the coding sequence ATGTTGGATAAAGTGGTTGAAGACTCACTGCTTCAGAACATGTTTCAAATATGTTTGAAGAAAGAAGAATCGAACAACTCAAAAATTCATCTTGAATCATATGAAAAGGAATtgaaagaaaataatgaGCAGTTATATTTACAAGTAgactatttatatttcatattgcTTCATAAAATAGGTtatttacataaacataAGAAGAACTGCTTAAGTTATTTATGTTCTTGTTCCGTTCGGTTATtggataaaaatttttataaaaattataatatagaaaataaacaaatcgacaatttaataaatgaaatattagaTCAATTAGTAAACAGTGCAATagtatttttagaaaatttagATGTGTATCCTAATGTGAAAATATCAAATAAAGAACgaatcaatattttttacgaaTTTTTAAAGGGATCTTGTACATCtcgttttttaaaaaaattgttatcagttatagaagaaaatgataaaaatgaatgtGAAGCACAGAAGCAATTGAATCGATTCTTCATTCCAATTTTAGACCTCATCTTTGAAAATTTGAATTCAAGGAGTTTAATATACCCAAAAAATGATGTTGCTGTATTGCTGAAATTTTTAACAAGCTTTAAACAAATTGCTGATttagtaataaataataagtcaatatttttatatttaaatttgcATGATAGAATGAAAGATAATTTCCTTCCCGCAGTAAACCTCCAAGAGGAATTGGGTTCAACATCCATTTTGGATAAAAGTACAAATTTCCAAGGAAGTTGTGAAGGTTTGCCAACTGATTCCTCCCCCCCCAATCTTCCCCCATTCGAGGGGAGTACTAGCGGCAGAAACAATATCAGCAAGGACATAGGTAATAGTAACACagataataatagtaataataacaacgATGCCAGTAACAGTAATGACAATATGAGTAGTAGTAACGGTAACAGTAGTATTAACAGTACTGGTAGTAACAGCAATACCAACAACAGTGTTAGTAACAATCGTTGCTCCGCAGGCATCCCCGGGGGAATCAACGAAAATTTGGGAAGAATGGATGGATTTACAAATAAGAAACCGTGTAGTAAGGACAAGGAGGTAAATTCATGCGGATATAATTTACAGTTAAATAGTATGTTGGGTAGACTAATATCTCCTACAATTATTACTATgccaaatataataaataaagaggaaatagcaatgtataaatatttttacaactCAGGAACGAATTCGTTAAATAAGATGACATTAAGTGCactgaaaaatatatatatgttattaagAAGGGATATGGATTGGGTTTTAGAAAATTGtgtagaaataataaaaaacttaTTAAAAGGAAGTAATGAAAGtaagaaaaaagtattattatggttaaattgtattatactatcaaatgagaaaaaaacgaaaattaTGTATCACTATTCTACGTATCCACAATCGTTAGATAATTCTTAtggattatttttaaaactattAGGAGAAAATTCATATGGATTTTGTTTGAATATGTTTTggatattattatgtttatgtgAACCTATTACTACtaacaaaattaatgatatagatctgtatttttttttaagaaatgatcctttttcaaaatttattttaaaatatataacaaaccAATCATCATTTGAGGAAAAATCAAATGttgagaaaataaaaaataatgtaaaaaattttgaaagtTTTCAAAAACAGCCCAAGTTTATTACTTGTATCTTTTGGATGACCTTCAAATCTTTAAGTGTTTTTTTCAAGCCAGCCATTGATGAATTTATTCGAATTGTTCAAGAAGTAGCTAATGCTAAGGATAAAAACTTTTactatatgaatatacatgcatggaaaattttcttatatagTTCTCGCTTtgtacaattattatttaaattccTTCATTTATGCATGAGttattttttgaatgttGCATATTTGTATGATGTCAACGGGGATGTAAATATGAACatgcaaaattatttaaatgatcATAATAGTAATTATTCTCATCTAGTTTTGAAATCTTGTCCACCTCCAAACGAAAGGAATTATAAGAAGTACAGAACATTCGGAAGTTTTGTGAACATCTCCACTAGAAAAATGGATGAAGGAGAGGGCAATGACTCTGTTGCAAACCACGCGAATGATGACAAAATGAGCCAAGGGGAAAGGGATGAAACGCGGGAGAGTGGACCTTCAGAGGGAAAAGACGGAGATATGTGTGAGATTGGTGATATAAATTACGAAACGAATGAGGAAAATTCTGAACAAGCAAACTTCCAAAATCGAGGGGATCATTTGTATGCATCTCCACAATTTTCCATCATTcctaccttttttttaagtgaCATTTTcgatattatttatttactacaCGAGCTAGATACATTTAAAAGTCAGAATAATGAGAATTTCATGAGCTATTTAAATGTAGACTTATTTTTAGCCTTTTGCATTTTCACTATGTTAAGTGAAAATCATATAAAAAGCATACACTTAAGATGTGAGTCTGCTCCTAAAACatttacgtatttatataaaagtgataacttaaaaaaagtaattgaAGAATCAGAACTAACAAAGAAGTACATTATTAAATCGTTGACAAATGTATTTATCGCTTCTCAAAAAGGAGAATATACGGAAAGAATGCAAACAAGAGTTCGCATtgtagaaaattttaatagtttttttctaaataaaacatatgtTAATCAGTTTACTCaacttattataaataataataatctcTTTGTTCACTTAATTCATTTGTTGTTGAATGATGCTAGTTTTTTAGTTGAAGAAGTAGTATCATACTTGTCTGAAATTAAGAGAAGagaagataataaaaaaaaaaatgaagctGAACGATCTAGTTTAAGTGCAAATACTAGCAATAATAACACCTATGCTAGTGCTACTagaaataatagaaattCGAACGTAGGTATATCTAATCAAATGAATACTTCTTACATTCAAAATAgtgataatgaaaatttgcaaaatttaaatggattttcatataatagtGATAATAGTGAAAATGATGATTCAACAGGAGGTGGTGTAGATGTAGGAACAGATGTAACAAATGAAAACATGCGTAATTTAGCGgctaaaacaaaaatgattATTACATATTGCTATAAATCATGTATctttttaaatcttttatgtaaaaattatccaaataatattattacttcgAATACTATATTATGTCAAATTGTTACTTGCTTGAATTGTTACTTCGACTATTTAGTAGGACCTAAgtgtttaaatataaaggTTAAAAATATGGAGCAGTATAATTTTAGACCGCAGTTATGGTTAACTAGTATAGTCGAATCATATCTGTATTTGTTAAACGCAGATAAAGAATATGAAGAACTATTAATAAGAGAAATAGCAAATGAAGGGAGATATTATAAAGCtgacatttttaataaagctTATTACATATGTAAAAGAGAAGGATTGCTACATaaagaagaattaaataaatttaaaatgttttgtCAGCAAATTATTGATATGAAAGATGAAGTAGAGCTCTTTGATGATGTAAATGATATACcagaaaaatttttagatCCCATTCTACAAGATATTATGTTAGACCCCGTTTTATTACCCACCTCAGGAATTATAATTgacagaaaaaatattgagaGACATTTAATGAGTGAACCTAATGACCCATTTAATAGGGCCCCCCTTTCAAAAGAGCAGTTAGTGTCACTTCCTGAATTGAAGGAAGagatacataaatatataaacgaGTTGAGACAGGaaaagaggaagaaaaagcagaaaaatttagaattacAGTTGCATAATGAAGATATAGAAAAAGATAATGAAACTTCgaataatgaaaagtttGATGGAAGAAGTAATGAGAAAGATGGGGAGAAAGCCAAGAAGAGTCCAGGTGACGAAGCACCAGACATGAAACAGGTCTAG
- the RACK gene encoding receptor for activated c kinase, putative gives MENIKEAEISLRGVLEGGHSDWVTSVSTPTDTKLKTVVSASRDKKLIVWSINPDDDSGEIGMAKKSLTGHSQAINDVSISSDGLFALSGSWDHSVRLWDLSLGETIRSFIGHTSDVFSVSFSPDNRQIVSASRDKTIKLWNTLAQCKYTITDEQHTDWITCVRFSPSPKQAIIVSCGWDKLVKVWNLKNCDLNKNLEAHTGVLNTVTISPDGSLCASGGKDGVAKLWDVNEGKHLYSLETGCTINSLCFSPCDYWLCAATDRFIRIWNLESKLIISEIYPVKQSKVGLPWCTSITWSANGQLLFCGSTDGNIYVYEVKKQSI, from the exons atggaaaatataaaagaagcGGAGATATCGTTAAGAGGTGTACTGGAAGGAGGTCATAGTGATTGGGTCACTTCAGTTTCAACACCCACTgacacaaaattaaaaaccgTTGTTAGCGCTTCAAGAG ATAAAAAGCTAATAGTGTGGAGTATCAACCCCGATGACGATTCGGGAGAAATCGGAATGGCTAAAAAATCATTAACCGGTCATTCTCAAGCTATCAATGATGTTTCTATTTCATCAGATGGTTTGTTTGCATTGTCTGGTTCTTGGGATCACTCAGTTCGTTTATGGGATTTATCTCTAGGAGAAACGATTAGATCATTTATTGGTCATACGTCTGACGTTTTTAGTGTTTCATTTAGTCCAGACAATAGACAGATCGTTTCAGCTAGTAGAgataaaacaattaaattaTGGAATACTTTAGCACAATGTAAGTATACCATAACAGATGAACAACATACCGATTGGATTACATGTGTTAGATTTTCCCCATCTCCAAAACAGGCAATTATTGTATCCTGTGGATGGGATAAATTAGTTAAAGTGtggaatttaaaaaattgtgacttaaataaaaacttagAAGCACACACAGGTGTTTTAAACACAGTTACTATATCTCCTGACGGTTCATTATGTGCATCCGGAGGAAAAGATGGAGTTGCCAAATTATGGGATGTTAATGAGggaaaacatttatattctttagaAACTGGATGTACTATAAATTCACTCTGTTTTTCTCCATGTGATTATTGGTTGTGTGCAGCAACAGACAGATTTATAAGAATATGGAACTTAGAaagtaaattaataatttccgAAATATATCCTGTTAAGCAGTCCAAAGTAGGTTTGCCTTGGTGTACATCCATTACATGGTCAGCTAATGGTCAACTCCTATTTTGCGGTTCCACTGATGGAAACATTTACGTTTATGAAGTTAAAAAGCAATCcatttaa
- the PmUG01_05019400 gene encoding SNARE protein, putative, with protein MYMISDDEISYSNSMNSEEEIESEENSEEYSKYYEGEEEDYSSHNDVDDENEFQLFKYVCIASLDELEIIMKCSFLSRDSDISANNIIKKILIASKKKLSYCNKKILNWDNRIIYFIICSEKKLALFLIGLDMKAYFKNYAFEFLRKLEIYAKSDLFFNQNYNSNNINPSKAQTIQRFMKRTIINLNECCKDEKIIAVKQKLNKINSVMNNHIDNLYQSRGNIKALQYKTENMSKNTLNFVKNTKKLKRIMFLKYWKTYFFLACFVVIGFKVYRSI; from the coding sequence ATGTACATGATTTCGGATGATGAAATAAGCTACTCCAACAGCATGAACAGCGAAGAAGAAATAGAGAGCGAAGAAAACAGTGAAGAATATTCGAAATATTATGAAGGGGAAGAAGAGGACTATAGCAGTCATAATGATGTAGATGATGAGAACGAATTTCAGTTAttcaaatatgtatgtatagcATCATTAGATGAgttagaaataataatgaaatgtaGTTTTCTAAGTCGTGATTCAGATATATCTGCtaataacataattaaaaagatattaattgcttcaaaaaagaaattaagtTATTGTAATAAGAAAATCCTTAATTGGGAtaatagaattatatattttataatatgcaGTGAAAAGAAGTTggcattatttttaataggaTTAGATATGAaagcatattttaaaaattatgcttttgaatttttgagaaaattagaaatatatgCTAAATcggatttattttttaaccaGAATTATAactcaaataatataaatccATCAAAGGCGCAAACAATTCAGCGCTTTATGAAACGTACAATAATAAACCTTAATGAATGTTgtaaagatgaaaaaattattgcagTTAAACAAAAgctaaataaaattaattcagTAATGAATAACCACATAGATAACTTATATCAGTCCAGGGGAAACATTAAAGCCTTACAGTATAAAACAGAAAACATGTCAAAAAACActttaaattttgttaaaaataccaaaaaattaaaaagaattatgtttttaaaatactgGAAAACATACTTCTTTTTAGCTTGTTTTGTAGTCATAGGATTCAAGGTTTATAGGTCTATTTGA